Proteins from one Gimesia maris genomic window:
- a CDS encoding efflux RND transporter permease subunit — protein sequence MLNSIIRLSLTHRTLVLAACIVILAYGGYLTTTLPIDVFPDLDRPRVVILTECPGMSSEEVETLVTYPIETAILGANGVEDVRSQSSQGMNVIYIEFSWQTEPRYARQIVSERLANVPMPPGIRPVMTPQASIMGQILHVGIHRRKGPQGGTLIPVGQTGLLAERTEREGKPILTLWNPVERNDLSRWQKVEIQNPEWSRDEPGREVSLIWNQRSYEVVFPTPLEERMELRTTADWLIRPRLLKLNGIAEIIVMGGDQKQYQVLVDPLKLQEYNVSLQDVEAAVQSNNLNTSGGFILSGQTERPVRVIGRLGALTSDVLKELRRAPVKMKGDRAVLLENVAEIVEGPAPKRGDASIDGHAGVVITIVKQPHADTRKLTDNVMAALHDAETSLPADIVINTKLFKLKSFIDRGIYYVEEALVIGAVLVVIVLFLFLLNLRTTFITLTAIPLSLVITTLVFRIVGMITGTELSINVMTLGGIAVAIGELVDDAIVDVENIFRRLGENNLSPDPKPAIVVVYEASREIRSAIIFGTAVVVLAFMPLFALSGVEGRLFVPLGIAYIVSILASLLVSLSVTPVLSYYLLPQAKATHDHTDGRLLQLLKWGAGFLIRFSMRRAGILLVLTWVLVGVSVWELSKLGADFLPKFDEGSVQINVTLPGGSSLKASNEASSLIDAQLVKMQKSQENPQGPVLHFFRRTGRAERDEHAQPVNVGEYILTMNQDANYDRDEFLETLLTDMKTNVPGVGIEAEQPLSHLISHMLSGVKAQVGIKIYGDDLDKLRELAGDVRDAITDIPGVTPPIIDPQERVDELHVVLKPEELAYFGLSREYVADFVETALKGEAVSQVLEGQRRFDLIVKLDEPYRSDPYNLGALRLELPDGRGQIRLREVADFPGSASGPNLVNRENVRRRQTIRCNVSGRDLASTVEEIEKQVREQVELPTGYFVEFGGQFEAQRSATFLITILAAVSVAGIFIVLMMLYPSARITFQILNAIPTAFIGGVFALVLTDQTLTVASMVGFVSLGGIAVRNGILLVTHYFHLMEEEGEAFSPQMVLRGSLERLAPVLMTALTAGIALIPLVVGGNKPGLEILYPVATVILGGLVTSTFCEFFIHPGLFWKFSGKDAERLVRSESSDEELLRAATQQHT from the coding sequence ATGCTTAATTCTATTATCCGACTTTCGTTAACACACCGAACTCTGGTTCTGGCTGCCTGTATTGTCATTCTGGCGTACGGCGGCTATCTGACGACGACATTACCAATCGATGTCTTTCCCGATCTGGACCGACCGCGCGTGGTCATTCTGACCGAGTGTCCCGGCATGTCGTCTGAAGAGGTGGAAACACTGGTGACGTATCCTATCGAAACCGCCATTCTGGGGGCTAACGGAGTCGAAGATGTGCGCAGTCAGTCCAGCCAGGGCATGAACGTGATTTATATCGAGTTCAGTTGGCAGACCGAACCTCGCTATGCCCGTCAGATCGTCTCGGAACGCCTGGCGAATGTACCCATGCCGCCAGGGATCCGTCCGGTCATGACACCGCAGGCCTCAATTATGGGGCAGATTCTGCATGTGGGAATTCATCGCCGCAAAGGACCTCAAGGGGGGACGTTGATCCCGGTTGGGCAGACTGGCCTGTTGGCTGAGCGTACCGAACGGGAGGGGAAGCCGATCCTGACCCTCTGGAATCCTGTCGAACGCAACGATCTCAGTCGGTGGCAGAAAGTGGAAATTCAGAATCCGGAATGGAGCCGGGACGAACCTGGGCGAGAGGTGTCATTGATCTGGAATCAACGATCCTATGAAGTCGTCTTTCCGACTCCTCTGGAAGAACGAATGGAACTCCGCACGACAGCGGACTGGTTAATCAGGCCACGCTTACTGAAATTAAATGGCATTGCTGAAATCATTGTAATGGGAGGCGATCAAAAGCAATATCAGGTGCTAGTCGATCCCCTCAAGCTACAGGAATATAACGTTTCATTGCAGGATGTTGAAGCCGCAGTTCAATCGAATAATTTGAATACCAGTGGCGGATTTATTCTGAGCGGCCAGACCGAACGCCCAGTGCGTGTGATTGGTCGCCTGGGAGCGCTCACGTCTGATGTGCTGAAAGAACTGCGCAGGGCTCCAGTTAAAATGAAAGGCGACCGTGCCGTATTGCTGGAGAATGTAGCGGAAATCGTCGAAGGTCCTGCACCGAAGCGTGGTGATGCCAGTATCGATGGACACGCAGGTGTGGTGATTACGATTGTCAAACAGCCCCACGCCGATACCAGGAAACTGACTGATAATGTGATGGCGGCGCTGCATGATGCGGAAACGTCACTGCCCGCCGATATTGTCATCAATACAAAACTGTTCAAGCTTAAAAGCTTTATTGATCGGGGGATCTACTATGTGGAAGAAGCCCTGGTGATTGGTGCCGTGCTGGTGGTGATCGTGCTGTTCCTGTTTCTGTTAAATCTGCGTACGACCTTTATTACATTGACGGCAATTCCCCTGTCACTGGTGATCACGACGCTTGTGTTCCGAATCGTGGGAATGATCACGGGGACCGAACTGTCGATCAATGTAATGACTTTGGGGGGAATTGCAGTTGCCATTGGGGAACTTGTCGACGATGCGATTGTGGATGTGGAGAATATTTTTCGTCGTCTGGGAGAAAATAACCTGAGCCCTGATCCGAAACCCGCCATAGTAGTCGTGTATGAAGCCAGCCGGGAAATCCGTTCTGCCATTATTTTTGGAACTGCTGTGGTCGTGCTCGCTTTCATGCCTCTGTTCGCCTTATCGGGAGTCGAAGGACGCCTGTTTGTTCCCCTGGGCATTGCCTATATCGTTTCCATTCTAGCCTCTCTGCTGGTCTCGTTGTCTGTAACGCCGGTACTGTCCTACTATCTGCTGCCTCAGGCAAAGGCAACCCATGATCATACGGACGGACGACTGTTACAACTTCTCAAGTGGGGAGCTGGGTTTTTGATCCGGTTTAGTATGCGACGAGCTGGAATATTGCTGGTGCTGACCTGGGTTCTCGTTGGTGTCAGTGTCTGGGAACTTTCCAAACTGGGAGCTGACTTTTTACCGAAGTTCGATGAAGGAAGCGTGCAGATCAATGTCACCTTGCCTGGAGGATCGTCCCTGAAAGCTTCCAATGAAGCCTCTTCACTGATCGATGCCCAGTTGGTCAAAATGCAGAAATCCCAAGAAAACCCACAGGGGCCGGTATTGCACTTTTTCCGCCGTACCGGTCGCGCTGAACGGGATGAACATGCTCAACCTGTCAATGTGGGAGAGTATATTCTCACAATGAACCAGGATGCCAACTACGATCGCGATGAATTTCTGGAAACATTACTGACAGATATGAAAACGAATGTCCCCGGAGTGGGTATTGAGGCAGAGCAGCCACTTTCACACCTGATCAGTCATATGTTGTCTGGAGTCAAAGCCCAGGTTGGGATAAAAATTTATGGAGACGATCTGGACAAGCTGCGCGAACTGGCAGGCGATGTGCGGGATGCGATCACTGACATTCCCGGCGTGACGCCTCCTATTATCGATCCGCAGGAACGGGTCGATGAACTACACGTGGTATTGAAGCCGGAAGAGCTGGCTTACTTCGGTTTGAGCCGTGAATATGTCGCTGATTTCGTGGAAACAGCGTTAAAAGGGGAAGCCGTTTCTCAGGTCCTGGAAGGACAACGGCGATTTGACCTGATCGTCAAACTCGACGAACCCTATCGTTCTGATCCTTATAATCTGGGAGCCCTGCGTCTCGAACTCCCTGATGGCAGAGGACAGATACGTTTGCGGGAGGTTGCAGACTTTCCGGGCTCTGCCAGTGGACCTAATCTGGTCAACCGGGAAAATGTTCGCAGACGACAAACCATTCGCTGTAATGTGTCGGGCCGTGACCTGGCCAGTACGGTGGAGGAAATTGAAAAACAGGTGCGTGAACAGGTCGAATTGCCCACCGGCTACTTTGTCGAGTTCGGCGGACAGTTTGAAGCTCAGCGTTCTGCCACCTTCCTGATTACGATTCTGGCAGCCGTCTCTGTTGCCGGCATCTTTATCGTACTGATGATGCTCTATCCCTCAGCCCGCATCACGTTTCAGATTTTGAACGCCATTCCGACGGCGTTCATCGGCGGTGTCTTTGCGCTGGTTCTAACCGACCAGACCCTGACCGTCGCCAGCATGGTCGGCTTTGTGTCACTGGGGGGAATTGCCGTGCGGAATGGCATTCTGCTTGTGACACATTATTTCCATTTAATGGAAGAAGAGGGAGAAGCATTTTCTCCCCAGATGGTACTGCGGGGGAGCCTGGAACGCCTGGCTCCAGTGCTGATGACCGCATTGACCGCCGGGATTGCACTCATTCCGCTGGTCGTGGGGGGGAATAAACCGGGGCTGGAAATTCTCTATCCCGTGGCTACTGTCATTCTGGGAGGGCTGGTGACATCCACTTTTTGTGAATTCTTTATTCACCCTGGACTGTTCTGGAAATTCTCAGGCAAGGATGCCGAACGCCTGGTTCGCAGTGAAAGTTCTGACGAAGAACTGCTGCGAGCTGCCACACAACAACACACTTGA
- a CDS encoding efflux RND transporter periplasmic adaptor subunit, translating into MKIFLQFMKPVLGISIAVLIVAVFIWRDQWMPLSDQKQPGEVNRAAAVEKQGDQSKASEQEKIILSDQAIANLGLKVKSELPETYWKTLQVPGMIVDRPGRSDQGVISPVDGVVEKMNYYPGDTVQPGEVLYTIRILSETLQQTQTNLFKDTQNIALAATKKKRLESTRGAIPEARIIEVANEIKRLQVAIKGYQHELLSRGFSHEQLQKISSGDFVRDLDILVPDRMSQGGMLKKPAVTKSTGKNSRPEAPVTFEVQECKIDLGQQVKTGEMLCLLANHRLLAIEGRAFRDETQLLERSVHEVWPVEVDFQESAASHWPAVKQRFLIEYLSNVVDPVNRTFAFRMSLENESRLVRRDGQTQVLWRFRPGQKVRLSIRVEELENVFVLPADAVARDGAEAFVFTQNVNTFYRKPVRVLERDRRHTVIANDGSLTPGSFVVQGSAEQLNRMLKSSSGNDLPEGYHIHADGSLHKNEEEGK; encoded by the coding sequence ATGAAGATATTTCTTCAATTTATGAAACCAGTCCTGGGTATCAGTATCGCTGTTTTGATCGTAGCGGTTTTTATCTGGCGTGATCAATGGATGCCTCTGTCAGATCAGAAACAGCCAGGCGAGGTAAACCGCGCAGCTGCTGTCGAGAAACAGGGAGATCAATCGAAAGCCTCGGAACAGGAAAAGATCATTCTTTCGGATCAGGCGATTGCCAATCTGGGGTTGAAAGTGAAATCGGAGCTTCCCGAGACTTACTGGAAAACGCTCCAGGTTCCGGGGATGATCGTGGATCGTCCGGGGCGCAGTGATCAGGGGGTGATTTCTCCCGTTGATGGCGTCGTTGAAAAAATGAATTATTATCCGGGGGATACAGTCCAGCCAGGCGAAGTGCTTTACACGATACGAATTCTCAGTGAAACACTTCAGCAGACTCAGACCAATCTGTTTAAAGACACTCAGAACATCGCGCTGGCAGCGACAAAGAAAAAACGCCTGGAGTCAACACGCGGAGCGATTCCCGAAGCTCGGATCATTGAGGTTGCCAATGAGATCAAACGTCTGCAAGTGGCAATCAAAGGGTACCAGCATGAACTTCTCAGTCGTGGTTTTTCGCACGAGCAGTTGCAGAAAATCTCTTCCGGCGATTTCGTCAGGGATCTGGATATACTCGTTCCGGATCGAATGAGCCAAGGGGGCATGTTGAAAAAACCAGCCGTTACGAAATCGACTGGAAAAAACTCCAGACCGGAGGCACCTGTTACATTCGAGGTTCAAGAATGTAAGATCGATCTGGGACAACAGGTCAAAACGGGTGAGATGCTGTGTCTGTTGGCAAACCATCGATTGCTGGCGATTGAGGGGCGTGCCTTTCGGGACGAAACACAATTGCTGGAACGCAGCGTGCACGAGGTTTGGCCTGTTGAGGTTGACTTCCAGGAAAGCGCTGCGAGTCACTGGCCTGCAGTGAAGCAGCGTTTTCTGATCGAGTATCTCTCGAATGTCGTTGATCCGGTGAATCGAACTTTTGCGTTCCGCATGTCCCTGGAAAATGAGTCCCGGCTCGTGCGACGAGATGGTCAGACACAGGTTCTCTGGCGTTTTCGACCCGGGCAGAAAGTCCGGCTGTCCATCCGGGTAGAAGAACTGGAGAACGTGTTTGTACTTCCGGCTGATGCGGTTGCCCGTGATGGAGCAGAGGCTTTTGTCTTCACTCAGAATGTGAATACCTTTTACCGGAAACCAGTACGTGTGCTGGAGCGGGATCGCCGACATACCGTCATTGCTAATGACGGGTCACTCACACCGGGTTCGTTTGTAGTACAGGGATCTGCTGAACAACTCAACCGCATGCTGAAGTCGTCCTCAGGAAATGACCTGCCGGAAGGCTACCACATTCATGCGGATGGCAGTCTCCACAAGAACGAAGAAGAAGGGAAATAG
- a CDS encoding LexA family protein produces MKRLTERQKELLSFIRTYNARNGLSPTVREIGAAFGIRSTNGVSDHLKALEHKGRQKRIETMPRGIKMVSRASPQMPPTPASARRSNGVHTLLK; encoded by the coding sequence ATGAAGAGACTAACCGAAAGACAAAAAGAACTGTTGAGTTTTATCCGAACCTATAACGCCAGGAATGGCCTCTCCCCAACAGTACGGGAGATTGGTGCAGCCTTCGGTATCAGATCTACCAACGGCGTTTCTGATCATCTGAAAGCGCTGGAGCACAAAGGCAGACAGAAGAGAATAGAGACGATGCCGCGCGGGATCAAAATGGTTTCACGCGCGTCACCGCAAATGCCACCTACGCCCGCATCCGCGCGGCGTTCTAATGGTGTTCACACCCTGCTCAAATAA
- a CDS encoding ATP-binding protein, with product MHAKELLDQLNNTDEHSRLEAKTGSKIGDSILETICAFSNEPGLGGGYLLLGVKEITDTLFEPIYEPVDLSDVDKLQSELATQCATAFNIPLRPQIELHTIHLKNSRSKANVIVVRINEVDANQKPVFINKYKLPHGAYRRIGSSDIKCTEEDVLVLYQNRKSDSYDESVIDGASLDDISGEELDYYRELRKKEKEFADDLGYSDNDLLLAIGCAKIKGDKLVPTIAGLLLFGTKFALRRFFPMMRIDYLRVEGNEWIKDPDKRFDTIEIRDPLIRAFPRVSAAILDDIPKAFSLEDKGMQRRDISPIPSKVVRELVVNAVMHRDYRVQSPITVIRYSNRLEVRNPGYSLKSEDSFLQPGSETRNPKIAAVMHELGFAETKGSGLRTMKRLMQGAGLSAPNFESDRGNNQFNAYLLMHHFMSEDTINWLANFKEHNITSEEAQALFFVREVGAITVSAYKFINEVSGTDASIHLRRLRDINLLVRKGKRSNTYYLPTKSLLTPAGVVPDARVSRLDSYSEMEELPKDLKIEVTALGKKSTRKKMWNVILKLCEWKDLTPNEIAFYVSRNQDHIRMTYLTKLLDEELLTISTNRSNPHLTYEITKKGSRWLSENQKTNK from the coding sequence ATGCATGCCAAAGAGTTACTGGACCAATTGAATAACACAGATGAGCATTCTAGATTAGAAGCAAAGACTGGATCAAAGATAGGCGACTCCATCTTGGAGACAATATGTGCTTTTTCTAATGAACCAGGTCTAGGGGGAGGATATTTGCTGTTAGGTGTGAAAGAAATAACTGATACACTTTTTGAGCCAATTTATGAGCCTGTTGACTTAAGTGATGTCGACAAGTTGCAATCTGAACTCGCTACTCAATGCGCAACAGCATTCAATATACCCCTTCGACCTCAAATTGAACTCCACACGATACATCTTAAGAACAGTCGATCAAAAGCAAATGTGATAGTAGTCAGGATAAATGAAGTTGACGCAAATCAAAAACCGGTTTTTATCAATAAATATAAGTTGCCACATGGGGCATATAGAAGAATAGGTTCTTCTGACATTAAATGCACCGAAGAAGATGTTTTAGTTCTTTACCAAAATCGAAAAAGCGATTCATATGATGAATCTGTGATTGATGGAGCATCTTTAGATGACATATCTGGTGAAGAACTTGATTACTATAGAGAGTTAAGAAAGAAAGAAAAGGAATTTGCCGATGATCTGGGCTACTCGGACAATGACCTGTTACTGGCAATTGGTTGTGCAAAAATAAAAGGAGATAAGCTAGTTCCAACAATAGCGGGACTTCTGTTATTCGGCACCAAGTTTGCATTACGCCGCTTCTTTCCAATGATGAGGATTGACTATCTGAGAGTAGAAGGAAACGAGTGGATAAAAGATCCTGACAAACGGTTTGATACGATTGAAATACGTGATCCGCTAATCCGCGCATTTCCGAGAGTTTCGGCTGCAATTCTTGATGACATTCCGAAAGCATTTTCATTAGAAGACAAAGGGATGCAAAGAAGAGACATATCACCAATTCCTAGCAAGGTGGTGAGAGAATTGGTTGTTAATGCAGTCATGCATAGGGACTATCGAGTTCAAAGCCCTATCACCGTCATAAGATATTCAAATCGACTTGAAGTAAGGAATCCTGGATATTCTTTGAAATCAGAAGATTCTTTTTTACAACCTGGTTCAGAAACTAGAAATCCTAAAATTGCTGCAGTTATGCACGAATTAGGTTTTGCAGAAACTAAAGGATCTGGCCTGAGAACCATGAAGAGGTTAATGCAGGGAGCTGGTTTATCTGCACCTAACTTTGAATCTGATCGTGGTAATAATCAGTTTAACGCATATTTGCTAATGCATCATTTCATGAGCGAGGACACGATTAACTGGTTAGCAAACTTTAAAGAGCATAACATTACCAGCGAGGAAGCACAGGCTCTTTTTTTTGTGCGAGAAGTAGGAGCCATTACTGTATCAGCTTACAAATTTATCAATGAAGTATCTGGAACCGATGCAAGCATACATTTAAGGCGATTGAGAGATATAAATCTACTAGTTAGAAAAGGTAAAAGGAGTAATACTTATTATTTACCGACAAAATCACTTTTGACTCCTGCAGGAGTAGTTCCAGATGCCAGGGTCTCAAGGCTAGATAGCTACTCTGAAATGGAAGAATTGCCGAAAGACCTGAAGATCGAAGTTACTGCTCTAGGGAAGAAGTCAACGAGAAAGAAAATGTGGAATGTGATCTTAAAGTTATGTGAATGGAAAGATCTCACACCAAATGAAATAGCATTTTACGTTAGCCGTAATCAAGACCATATTAGAATGACTTACCTCACCAAATTACTTGATGAAGAATTGCTAACAATTTCAACTAACCGCTCTAATCCTCACTTAACTTATGAGATCACCAAAAAAGGAAGCCGATGGCTTTCTGAGAATCAGAAGACGAACAAGTGA
- a CDS encoding DNA methyltransferase, whose protein sequence is MQHDTAGGLAFDPFGGSGITLVTSVLEGRGAIGFEASEEYCEIAARRIETAQGGEV, encoded by the coding sequence ATTCAGCATGATACAGCTGGCGGGCTGGCATTCGACCCGTTCGGTGGATCGGGAATAACGCTGGTTACATCAGTCTTAGAAGGTCGTGGGGCTATCGGGTTTGAGGCGTCTGAAGAGTACTGCGAGATTGCTGCCCGTAGAATTGAGACAGCCCAGGGGGGGGAGGTGTAA
- a CDS encoding ParB N-terminal domain-containing protein, which produces MASVRQHGIICPIQVTQDLIIVDGHRRYQAAREVGIVEDHVIVRMDLDDEWSIQEALIECNRHRDRSTEVKLHEAQILESIKHERLREREIIEGRQEAVAVGQTGYEPFKFSPYQWEYDP; this is translated from the coding sequence ATTGCATCTGTAAGACAGCACGGCATTATCTGTCCGATTCAGGTTACACAGGACCTGATCATCGTTGACGGACACCGGCGCTATCAGGCAGCTCGGGAAGTCGGCATCGTTGAAGACCATGTGATTGTGCGTATGGACCTGGACGACGAATGGTCGATTCAGGAAGCCCTGATTGAATGTAATAGGCACCGTGACCGGTCAACCGAAGTCAAACTTCATGAAGCCCAGATTCTGGAATCTATCAAGCACGAGCGACTCCGGGAACGGGAAATCATCGAGGGACGACAGGAAGCCGTTGCCGTTGGTCAGACCGGATATGAGCCGTTCAAGTTTTCTCCGTATCAGTGGGAGTACGACCCGTAA
- a CDS encoding toll/interleukin-1 receptor domain-containing protein — MANPEHVEIVLSGPQSIKSWQAEHPEDTLDLSNARLKYVNLEWITLQKADFRNAYIEHAHFYNCQITKSNFEGATFDKANFGNADLMQVIFRKAQMKNVSFTSSSVVGTIFTDAKLINASFLSTSLRFCSLMGADLRNAEFSFTGLHDSSLNGANLNNAKLNDTTWNDINLSDIKGLETIQHSGPSSLGIDTLEKSKGKIPEIFFRGCGLSDDLITLIKTSFPASDHEFYSCFISYSHADKTFAKRLHDALQNRGIRCWLDEDQILPGDNIYERIDHGIRVWDKVLLCASKQSLTSPWVDDEVTHVFAKEKDLSRERGYKVQALIPLNLDGYIFKHWNHPKKNQILERMAADFTDWEEDNTNYEQQLERVVKALQTNNTAREPDPKPKL; from the coding sequence ATGGCAAATCCTGAACACGTAGAAATAGTGCTATCCGGCCCTCAAAGCATCAAGTCTTGGCAAGCTGAACATCCTGAGGATACGTTAGATTTATCCAACGCGAGACTAAAATACGTTAATCTAGAATGGATAACACTTCAAAAGGCTGATTTTAGAAATGCCTATATTGAACACGCTCATTTCTATAACTGCCAAATCACCAAATCCAATTTTGAAGGAGCAACTTTCGACAAAGCTAATTTTGGCAATGCTGATCTAATGCAAGTGATCTTTAGAAAAGCTCAAATGAAGAATGTGAGTTTTACAAGCTCATCTGTAGTGGGCACCATCTTTACTGATGCTAAATTAATTAACGCGAGTTTTTTATCGACATCGCTGAGGTTTTGCTCACTAATGGGTGCCGATTTGCGTAATGCTGAATTTTCTTTTACAGGGTTGCATGATTCATCTCTAAATGGAGCGAATCTGAATAATGCAAAGCTAAATGATACAACTTGGAATGACATCAATTTGTCTGATATCAAGGGGCTTGAAACAATCCAACACAGTGGTCCTAGCAGTCTCGGGATAGATACATTAGAAAAATCGAAAGGTAAGATTCCCGAAATATTTTTTCGCGGTTGTGGGCTGTCTGATGATCTCATCACCTTAATAAAAACTTCTTTTCCTGCATCAGATCACGAGTTTTATTCTTGCTTTATTAGTTACAGCCATGCAGATAAAACATTTGCGAAACGTCTACACGACGCGCTACAGAACAGGGGAATTAGGTGCTGGCTTGATGAAGACCAAATTTTACCTGGTGACAACATCTATGAACGGATTGACCACGGAATTCGTGTTTGGGATAAAGTATTGCTGTGCGCTTCTAAGCAGTCGCTCACGAGTCCTTGGGTTGATGATGAAGTGACACATGTGTTTGCCAAAGAAAAGGATCTCTCAAGAGAAAGAGGCTATAAAGTTCAAGCACTGATTCCATTGAACCTTGACGGATACATTTTCAAACACTGGAATCACCCCAAAAAAAATCAGATACTCGAACGAATGGCAGCAGATTTTACAGATTGGGAGGAAGACAACACAAATTACGAGCAGCAGCTTGAGCGAGTTGTGAAAGCCCTGCAAACAAACAATACCGCGCGTGAGCCGGATCCCAAACCGAAGCTGTGA